From the genome of Candidatus Methylopumilus turicensis, one region includes:
- the purD gene encoding phosphoribosylamine--glycine ligase, producing MKVMIIGGGGREHALAWKVAQNKSVSRVFVAPGNAGTALNPDMVNVAITSVPELVKFAQEEQIGLTIVGPEATLSQGVVDAFRAADLKIFGPTKAAAQLESSKDFAKAFMIRHNIPTAAYATFTDANAAHDYVNAQGAPIVIKADGLAAGKGVVVAMSLDEAHAAIDSMLSDNKLGSAGARVVIEEFLTGEEASFIVMVDGKNILPLATSQDHKRLLDGDQGPNTGGMGAYSPAPVVTPTIHAKVMREIIKPTVEGMAADGIPYTGFLYAGLMISPNGDVKTLEFNCRMGDPETQPIMLRLKSDLVKLAEHAVNGTLNTIEAEWDRRTALGVVMAAANYPDTPRAGDEITGLPTGSDDMQVFHAGTALNGDQVVTSGGRVLCVTALGETVKYAQTQAYQALDGIKFAGAQYRKDIGYRAVKG from the coding sequence ATGAAAGTCATGATTATTGGTGGTGGCGGACGTGAACATGCGTTAGCTTGGAAAGTGGCGCAAAACAAATCCGTTAGCCGAGTTTTTGTCGCCCCAGGTAATGCAGGCACAGCCCTTAATCCAGACATGGTGAACGTCGCAATAACCAGCGTGCCAGAATTGGTCAAATTTGCACAAGAAGAACAAATTGGCCTCACTATTGTTGGCCCTGAAGCCACCCTTTCTCAAGGGGTAGTAGATGCATTTCGTGCTGCTGACCTTAAAATTTTCGGGCCAACCAAGGCGGCTGCACAACTTGAAAGTTCTAAAGACTTTGCAAAAGCTTTCATGATTCGTCACAACATTCCTACCGCTGCTTACGCCACCTTCACGGATGCAAATGCCGCGCATGATTACGTGAATGCACAAGGTGCTCCAATTGTCATTAAAGCCGATGGCTTGGCTGCTGGTAAAGGCGTGGTTGTAGCGATGTCACTAGATGAAGCGCACGCGGCTATTGACTCTATGCTTTCAGATAACAAACTAGGCAGTGCTGGTGCACGCGTGGTGATTGAAGAGTTTTTAACCGGTGAAGAAGCTAGCTTTATTGTGATGGTAGATGGCAAAAATATCTTGCCACTCGCCACTAGCCAAGATCACAAACGCTTACTTGATGGTGATCAAGGCCCTAATACTGGCGGCATGGGCGCGTACTCCCCAGCCCCTGTTGTCACACCGACCATCCATGCAAAAGTCATGCGCGAAATCATCAAGCCAACTGTCGAAGGCATGGCGGCTGATGGCATTCCGTACACAGGCTTTTTATATGCAGGCCTCATGATTAGTCCGAATGGCGATGTTAAAACATTAGAATTTAATTGCCGCATGGGCGACCCTGAAACACAACCCATCATGCTTCGATTAAAGAGTGATTTGGTCAAATTAGCGGAACATGCAGTGAATGGGACGCTCAACACCATTGAAGCTGAATGGGACAGGCGTACTGCTTTAGGCGTTGTCATGGCCGCTGCCAACTATCCTGACACGCCACGTGCAGGTGATGAGATTACAGGTTTACCTACTGGCTCGGATGATATGCAAGTATTTCATGCTGGCACCGCCTTAAATGGGGATCAAGTAGTGACAAGTGGCGGTCGTGTTCTATGCGTCACAGCGCTAGGTGAAACAGTGAAGTATGCACAAACACAAGCCTATCAAGCGCTTGATGGAATCAAATTTGCAGGCGCGCAATATCGCAAAGACATTGGCTACCGCGCAGTTAAAGGTTAA
- the purH gene encoding bifunctional phosphoribosylaminoimidazolecarboxamide formyltransferase/IMP cyclohydrolase, protein MAVIKRALISVSDKQGILEFAKNLQSFGVEILSTGGTAKLFRENNIPVIEVSDYTGFPEMLDGRVKTLHPKVHGGILGRRDLPEHVTAMQEANIPNIDMVVVNLYPFRETIAKPNCSLEDAIENIDIGGPTMVRAAAKNYHHVAIVTDPADYAIIAREMTSTKGAVGAETRIMLAKKAFSHTAEYDGAISNYLTSLTTTGEKQAFPDKYSTQLTKVMDLRYGENPHQEAAFYRDATVPAGALASFTQLQGKELSYNNIGDADAAWECVKTFDVPACVIVKHANPCGVAIGATLLETYQKAFSTDPTSAFGGIIAFNREIDAATAEPLVKQFVEVVIAPAVSFAAKEIFAAKTNVRVLTVALGSELNTLEYKRVGGGLLVQTPDALNVTPAQFKIVTKKQPTPKQLEDLLFAWRVAKFVKSNAIVFCGNGMTLGVGAGQMSRVDSTKIAAIKAQNANLALQGAAVASDAFFPFRDGVDVLAEAGASCVIQPGGSMRDEEVIAAADEHGLAMVLTGFRHFRH, encoded by the coding sequence ATGGCAGTCATTAAAAGAGCACTTATCAGCGTTTCAGACAAACAAGGTATTCTAGAGTTTGCAAAAAACTTGCAAAGCTTTGGCGTAGAAATTTTATCAACAGGCGGCACTGCGAAACTATTCCGTGAAAACAACATTCCAGTGATTGAAGTCAGCGACTACACAGGCTTCCCAGAAATGTTAGATGGCCGTGTTAAAACCCTACACCCTAAAGTCCACGGTGGTATTTTAGGCCGTCGTGACTTGCCTGAGCATGTGACTGCCATGCAAGAAGCGAACATTCCTAACATCGACATGGTGGTCGTGAATCTTTATCCATTCCGCGAAACCATTGCCAAACCAAACTGTAGCTTAGAAGACGCGATTGAAAACATCGACATCGGCGGCCCAACCATGGTACGTGCTGCGGCTAAGAACTATCATCATGTTGCGATTGTGACTGACCCAGCAGATTACGCTATTATTGCCCGCGAAATGACTTCTACCAAAGGCGCAGTCGGTGCTGAAACACGCATTATGTTGGCGAAAAAGGCCTTTTCACATACGGCTGAATACGATGGTGCAATTAGCAACTATCTCACCAGCCTCACTACGACTGGCGAGAAACAAGCATTCCCAGATAAATACTCAACACAGCTCACTAAAGTGATGGATTTACGTTACGGCGAAAATCCACACCAAGAAGCTGCTTTCTATCGAGATGCAACTGTACCGGCAGGCGCGCTTGCAAGCTTTACGCAACTACAAGGTAAAGAGCTTTCATACAACAACATTGGCGATGCTGATGCGGCTTGGGAATGCGTAAAAACATTCGATGTGCCAGCTTGCGTGATTGTGAAGCATGCCAATCCATGCGGCGTTGCGATTGGCGCAACTTTGCTTGAGACCTATCAAAAAGCATTTAGCACAGACCCAACTTCTGCATTTGGCGGCATCATCGCGTTCAACCGTGAAATTGATGCGGCAACGGCAGAACCCTTGGTAAAGCAATTCGTTGAGGTGGTCATTGCGCCAGCAGTGTCATTTGCCGCAAAAGAAATTTTTGCCGCAAAAACCAATGTGCGTGTATTAACCGTTGCGCTTGGTAGCGAACTCAATACGCTTGAATATAAACGTGTTGGTGGCGGCTTATTGGTACAAACACCAGACGCGTTAAACGTGACCCCGGCGCAATTCAAAATTGTGACTAAAAAACAACCGACCCCAAAACAATTAGAAGATTTGCTCTTCGCTTGGCGTGTCGCTAAATTTGTTAAATCTAACGCGATTGTATTCTGTGGCAATGGCATGACATTAGGTGTGGGCGCAGGGCAAATGAGCCGTGTGGACAGCACTAAGATTGCTGCCATCAAAGCGCAAAACGCAAACCTTGCATTGCAGGGCGCAGCGGTTGCTTCTGATGCATTCTTCCCATTCCGTGACGGTGTAGACGTCCTTGCTGAAGCCGGCGCTTCATGTGTGATTCAACCCGGCGGCAGTATGCGTGACGAAGAGGTCATTGCAGCGGCAGATGAACATGGGTTAGCAATGGTGCTCACAGGCTTCCGTCACTTCCGTCATTAA
- a CDS encoding helix-turn-helix domain-containing protein, whose translation MSSKCELAMSVELALNEYFKDLDGQPPHAVYDMVLACIEKPMIEHIMKRAGGNQSKAAEILGLNRNTLRKKLQQYNIE comes from the coding sequence ATGAGTTCAAAATGTGAACTAGCGATGAGCGTGGAGCTTGCGCTCAATGAGTATTTCAAGGATTTAGACGGTCAACCACCGCATGCGGTATATGACATGGTGCTTGCTTGTATCGAGAAACCAATGATTGAGCACATTATGAAACGTGCTGGTGGCAACCAAAGCAAAGCTGCTGAAATCTTGGGTTTAAACCGCAACACCCTCAGAAAAAAATTACAGCAATACAATATTGAATAA
- the dusB gene encoding tRNA dihydrouridine synthase DusB: MQIGPYKLRNNLVVAPMAGVTDRPFRMLCKKLGAGYAVSEMVTSNSLLYGSEKTLRRANHEGEVAPISVQIAGADPKILADAARYNVDHGAQVIDINMGCPAKKICNVMAGSALLKDEPLVSQILKAVVAAVDVPVTLKIRTGWDKQNRNAVAVARMAEDIGIQALAMHGRTRACAYMGDAEYDTIAEVKQAINIPLIANGDITTPEKAKFVLEYTGADGVMIGRAAQGRPWIFREIEHYLATGEHMPAPEVEEIRSVMLGHLHDLYEFYGDLTGMRVARKHISWYTKGLKDSSNFRHAMNQLQTIDEQLNAINDFFNHLQSQDTRIQYATDEVEANGEVLAA, from the coding sequence GTGCAAATTGGTCCATACAAACTGCGTAACAACCTTGTCGTTGCCCCTATGGCGGGCGTAACCGACAGGCCTTTCCGCATGCTTTGTAAAAAGCTAGGTGCAGGGTATGCCGTATCCGAAATGGTGACGTCAAACTCCCTACTATATGGCAGTGAAAAGACCTTGAGACGCGCCAATCATGAAGGTGAAGTAGCACCGATCTCAGTGCAAATTGCAGGTGCAGATCCAAAAATTCTGGCGGATGCTGCTCGATATAATGTAGACCATGGCGCACAAGTCATTGATATCAATATGGGCTGCCCAGCCAAAAAAATCTGTAACGTCATGGCGGGTTCAGCGCTTTTAAAAGACGAGCCCCTCGTTTCTCAAATTCTCAAAGCGGTCGTTGCTGCGGTTGATGTGCCAGTCACACTTAAAATTCGCACTGGCTGGGATAAGCAAAATCGCAATGCCGTTGCGGTCGCAAGAATGGCGGAAGATATTGGTATACAAGCCTTAGCCATGCACGGCCGCACTCGCGCTTGCGCTTACATGGGCGATGCTGAGTACGACACCATTGCGGAAGTTAAACAAGCCATCAACATTCCACTCATCGCCAATGGCGATATTACCACCCCTGAAAAGGCTAAATTCGTCCTAGAGTACACAGGCGCTGACGGGGTCATGATTGGTCGTGCCGCACAAGGCCGCCCTTGGATTTTCCGCGAAATTGAACATTATTTAGCCACTGGCGAGCATATGCCTGCACCAGAGGTTGAAGAAATCCGTAGCGTGATGCTAGGCCATTTACACGATTTATATGAATTTTATGGTGACTTAACAGGAATGCGGGTCGCTCGTAAGCACATCTCCTGGTACACCAAAGGCTTGAAAGATTCGTCTAATTTCCGTCATGCAATGAATCAATTGCAAACGATTGATGAACAATTGAACGCGATTAACGACTTTTTTAACCATCTGCAATCACAAGATACACGCATTCAATATGCCACTGATGAAGTGGAAGCTAACGGCGAGGTGCTCGCAGCATGA
- a CDS encoding competence/damage-inducible protein A, with amino-acid sequence MMTKDIPNIGIYVIGDEILSGKRQDAHLSKAIEILKARGLQLSWAEYLGDDPARLVASFKRSLATNDIVFSFGGIGATPDDFTRQAAAEAINVPIERHAGAVAEIEAQFGEAAYPKRVLMADFPKGADLIPNPVNRIAGFSVKQHYFMPGFPQMSHPMMEWVLDTHYQHFFHQVIISELSILVMDAGESSLLDFMNEMTSKYPQLKLFSLPRLDTRRTIELGMKGDLTSIDTAMSEIKEKMTVLGYAWSELPK; translated from the coding sequence ATGATGACTAAAGACATTCCAAATATCGGCATTTACGTGATTGGCGATGAGATTCTCTCAGGCAAACGCCAAGATGCCCATTTAAGCAAAGCCATTGAAATCTTAAAAGCACGCGGCTTACAATTAAGCTGGGCTGAGTATTTAGGCGATGACCCAGCGCGTTTAGTGGCTTCATTCAAACGCAGTTTAGCCACCAACGATATCGTATTTTCCTTTGGCGGTATTGGTGCCACGCCCGATGACTTTACAAGGCAAGCGGCAGCAGAGGCAATCAATGTACCCATCGAGCGTCATGCTGGCGCAGTGGCTGAAATTGAAGCGCAATTTGGTGAAGCCGCTTATCCTAAAAGGGTTTTGATGGCAGACTTTCCCAAAGGGGCTGATTTAATTCCAAATCCAGTCAATCGGATTGCAGGCTTTAGTGTAAAACAGCATTACTTTATGCCCGGCTTTCCACAAATGTCTCACCCGATGATGGAGTGGGTGCTAGATACGCACTACCAACATTTTTTTCACCAAGTCATCATTAGCGAGTTATCTATTTTAGTGATGGATGCAGGGGAAAGTAGTTTGTTAGACTTCATGAATGAAATGACAAGCAAATATCCTCAACTCAAGCTCTTTAGCCTCCCCCGCTTGGATACAAGGCGCACAATTGAACTTGGCATGAAGGGCGATTTAACGTCCATCGACACTGCGATGTCAGAAATAAAAGAAAAAATGACTGTATTAGGTTACGCCTGGTCAGAACTCCCTAAATAA
- the polA gene encoding DNA polymerase I gives MKTLLLVDGSSYLYRAFHAMPDLRNRQNEPTGAIQGVLNMLRRLHKEYPADYSACIFDAKGKTFRDDIYPEYKANRASMPDDLRAQVEPLHEAIKAMGWPLIMEEGVEADDVIGALAKQAEREGIRVIISTGDKDIAQLVNEHVTIVNTMSNEVLDIAGVTNKFGLPPERIIDYLTLIGDTSDNVPGVEKVGPKTAVKWLTQYGTLDNIVAHADEITGVVGENLRKALPWIPTARELITIRCDVGIQESLGDLAPRAMDKNKLAELFEHFDFKSWRRELDSMGGEPVSVTPLTVPTSSGDLFAPTSETVNTPPTETTVDYTPITTRNYATILSEADLDVWLDKINQAKLVCFDTETTSLDPMTAKIVGMSFSIEAGSGAYLPLTHDYFDAPAQLNLAATLAKVRPILENSAIKKVGQNLKYDQHVLANHGIALRGIAHDTLLQSYVFESHKTHNMDDLAMRHLGIKTISFDEIAGKGAKQVGFNQVTVEVAAAYAAEDADITLQLHQAMYPVIQADDKLDFIYSQVEMPSREVLFTIERNGVLIDQGMLNRQSNEIGMKLMDLEKQAFELAGQPFNLASPKQLQEILFGKLGIKPTKKTPSGAPSTDEDVLQELALDYPLPKVLLEYRGLAKLKSTYTDKLPKMINTQTGRVHTSYNQAVAITGRLASSDPNLQNIPVRTAEGRRIREAFIAPTGSVIVSADYSQIELRIMAHLSQDDGMLSAFANNEDIHRATAAEIFGCEREAVTSEQRRYAKVINFGLIYGMSAFGLAQNLNIDRSAAQSYIERYFARYPGVRAYMQDTRELAKQKGYVETYFGRRLWVPEINSSNGMRRAGAERAAINAPMQGTAADLIKLAMIAVQNWIAAQQLQTKLIMQVHDELVLEVPEAELDLVKTMLPQLMQNVAKLDVPLLAEVGVGNNWEAAH, from the coding sequence ATGAAAACATTGTTGTTAGTGGATGGTTCATCCTACCTTTATCGTGCCTTTCACGCCATGCCAGATTTACGCAATCGGCAAAACGAGCCAACTGGCGCGATTCAAGGCGTACTCAACATGCTAAGACGCTTACATAAAGAATACCCAGCTGATTATAGCGCGTGTATTTTTGATGCAAAAGGCAAAACCTTCCGCGACGACATTTATCCAGAATATAAAGCCAATCGCGCCTCAATGCCTGACGATTTACGTGCACAAGTTGAGCCACTGCACGAGGCAATCAAGGCAATGGGATGGCCCCTGATTATGGAAGAAGGCGTTGAGGCGGACGATGTTATCGGCGCGCTTGCTAAACAAGCTGAACGCGAAGGTATCCGCGTCATTATTTCTACAGGTGATAAAGACATTGCTCAGTTGGTGAATGAACACGTCACCATCGTGAATACCATGAGCAACGAAGTCCTTGATATCGCTGGCGTGACCAATAAGTTTGGTTTGCCTCCTGAACGCATTATTGATTACCTCACCTTAATCGGCGACACTTCCGACAATGTGCCAGGGGTGGAAAAAGTTGGCCCAAAAACAGCGGTCAAATGGCTCACCCAATATGGCACGTTGGATAATATTGTTGCGCATGCCGATGAAATTACAGGTGTCGTGGGTGAAAACTTACGTAAAGCCTTGCCTTGGATACCAACTGCGCGCGAACTGATTACGATTCGTTGTGATGTCGGCATACAAGAATCTTTAGGCGATCTTGCACCACGAGCAATGGACAAAAATAAACTGGCGGAATTGTTTGAGCACTTTGATTTTAAGTCTTGGCGCCGTGAATTAGATTCAATGGGTGGTGAGCCTGTGAGTGTGACACCACTTACCGTGCCAACAAGTAGTGGCGATTTATTCGCGCCCACCAGCGAAACTGTTAATACACCCCCAACAGAAACGACTGTTGATTACACCCCAATCACTACCCGCAATTATGCAACCATTCTGAGTGAAGCTGATTTAGATGTTTGGCTCGACAAAATCAACCAAGCTAAACTAGTTTGCTTTGATACCGAAACAACGTCACTAGACCCGATGACTGCAAAAATCGTCGGCATGTCATTTAGCATTGAGGCTGGCTCGGGGGCTTATTTGCCACTGACGCATGATTATTTTGATGCACCAGCTCAACTTAACTTAGCAGCAACTTTAGCCAAAGTGAGGCCCATTCTAGAAAATTCAGCCATCAAGAAAGTTGGGCAGAATCTAAAATATGACCAACATGTATTAGCTAATCATGGCATTGCCCTACGTGGCATTGCGCATGACACGTTGCTGCAGTCATATGTGTTTGAATCACATAAAACGCACAATATGGATGACCTGGCGATGCGCCATTTGGGCATCAAAACCATCAGCTTTGATGAAATCGCTGGCAAGGGAGCTAAGCAGGTTGGATTTAATCAAGTCACTGTTGAGGTGGCTGCAGCTTACGCAGCAGAAGATGCAGACATTACCCTGCAATTACACCAAGCCATGTATCCAGTCATTCAAGCTGATGACAAGTTAGACTTCATTTACAGCCAAGTTGAAATGCCATCTCGCGAAGTGCTTTTTACGATTGAGCGCAATGGCGTGCTGATCGACCAAGGCATGCTTAACCGCCAAAGCAATGAAATCGGCATGAAGTTAATGGACTTGGAAAAACAAGCCTTCGAGCTTGCAGGCCAGCCTTTTAATTTAGCCTCCCCAAAACAACTACAAGAGATTTTGTTCGGCAAGCTTGGCATTAAGCCTACCAAAAAAACACCTTCTGGCGCCCCTTCAACCGATGAGGACGTACTTCAAGAGTTAGCGCTTGATTACCCGTTACCCAAGGTACTACTGGAGTATCGTGGGTTGGCAAAACTAAAGTCGACCTATACAGACAAGCTGCCAAAAATGATTAATACGCAAACTGGGCGCGTACATACAAGCTACAACCAAGCGGTAGCCATTACGGGCCGTCTAGCAAGCTCAGATCCCAACTTACAAAACATTCCTGTACGAACCGCTGAAGGTCGCCGTATTCGTGAAGCATTTATCGCGCCTACTGGCAGCGTCATTGTCTCTGCCGACTATTCACAGATTGAGCTCCGCATCATGGCACATCTTTCACAAGATGACGGCATGCTGAGCGCATTTGCTAACAACGAAGATATTCACAGAGCAACAGCCGCTGAGATTTTCGGATGCGAGCGTGAAGCCGTCACCAGCGAACAACGTCGTTATGCCAAAGTGATTAACTTTGGGTTGATTTATGGCATGAGTGCATTTGGTTTAGCGCAAAACCTCAACATCGACCGTAGCGCCGCCCAAAGCTATATCGAACGCTATTTTGCGCGTTATCCAGGCGTCCGAGCTTACATGCAAGACACGCGCGAACTCGCCAAACAAAAAGGGTATGTAGAGACCTACTTTGGCAGACGCCTATGGGTACCAGAAATTAATAGCAGCAACGGCATGCGTCGCGCTGGCGCAGAACGAGCTGCCATTAACGCCCCTATGCAAGGCACCGCAGCCGACCTGATTAAACTTGCCATGATTGCCGTTCAGAATTGGATCGCCGCTCAACAACTACAAACCAAACTCATCATGCAAGTTCACGATGAGCTGGTACTTGAAGTGCCTGAAGCAGAATTAGATTTAGTCAAAACAATGTTGCCACAGCTCATGCAGAACGTGGCCAAACTTGATGTGCCATTATTGGCTGAGGTTGGCGTGGGTAACAATTGGGAAGCGGCGCATTAA
- a CDS encoding DUF2782 domain-containing protein, giving the protein MRIQHLFLLLVLASPITYMSAQAADKKPVPADVEPLPEALPPPGVIEANPNDEPEITIVKKGETTVEEYRMHGELYMQKITPSTGKPYYLMKQDQEGGWSKFDGPAAPLVIPKWVIFRF; this is encoded by the coding sequence ATGCGTATTCAACATTTGTTTTTGCTTTTAGTGTTAGCTTCCCCCATCACTTACATGTCTGCTCAAGCGGCAGATAAAAAGCCAGTGCCCGCGGATGTAGAGCCCTTGCCTGAAGCGTTGCCACCACCGGGTGTGATTGAGGCTAATCCGAATGATGAGCCAGAAATCACCATTGTCAAAAAAGGTGAAACAACTGTTGAAGAATACCGCATGCATGGTGAGCTTTACATGCAAAAAATCACGCCTTCAACTGGCAAGCCTTATTATTTGATGAAGCAAGATCAAGAAGGAGGATGGTCTAAGTTTGATGGGCCAGCAGCCCCTTTAGTCATTCCTAAGTGGGTGATTTTTAGATTCTAA
- the thrB gene encoding homoserine kinase, whose amino-acid sequence MSVFTTVSKDELIPWLQAYPLGELLELQGISSGISNTNYFVTTTTGRYVLTLFEEHGAEELPYFLSLMTHLAERGVPCPHPVMRLDGVMLDELNGKPAAMVTCLAGRDVVKPSVAQCAELGKVLANLHVAGASFTGNNQDTRDVVWREAAAKSVLDFLSADDQVMLKQMMDRQARLDLQVLPQGVIHADLFRDNVLFDGDKIGGVIDFYYACRGAYLYDVAIAVNDWCVNDDGSLDASRVKALITNYHQIRPFTQAEHAAWPSMLTIAALRFWLSRLKDKHFPQAGELTHAKDPQHFKKILQWGITHQAEISAMWV is encoded by the coding sequence ATGTCCGTATTTACCACCGTCTCTAAAGATGAATTAATTCCTTGGCTCCAAGCATACCCATTAGGGGAGTTACTTGAGCTCCAAGGTATTTCATCTGGCATCTCGAATACCAACTACTTTGTGACCACGACCACGGGTCGCTATGTGCTGACTTTATTTGAAGAGCATGGCGCAGAAGAGTTGCCGTACTTTTTAAGCTTGATGACCCACTTAGCAGAGCGTGGTGTGCCGTGTCCGCACCCAGTGATGCGCCTCGACGGCGTCATGTTAGATGAGCTCAATGGCAAGCCAGCGGCTATGGTCACTTGCCTTGCTGGCCGTGATGTTGTTAAGCCATCTGTTGCGCAGTGTGCCGAATTAGGCAAAGTGCTCGCCAATTTGCATGTGGCCGGTGCCAGTTTTACTGGCAATAATCAAGATACGCGAGATGTCGTTTGGCGTGAAGCAGCGGCTAAGAGCGTTTTAGATTTTTTGAGCGCTGATGATCAAGTGATGCTCAAGCAAATGATGGATCGCCAAGCGCGATTAGATCTTCAAGTACTACCACAGGGCGTCATTCATGCGGATTTATTCCGTGATAATGTTTTATTTGATGGCGACAAAATCGGTGGTGTGATTGATTTTTATTACGCTTGTCGTGGCGCTTATCTTTACGATGTTGCGATTGCAGTGAATGATTGGTGCGTCAACGATGATGGTTCATTAGATGCATCACGCGTGAAAGCGTTGATCACAAATTATCATCAGATAAGGCCATTCACCCAAGCGGAACATGCTGCCTGGCCAAGCATGCTAACCATTGCTGCGCTTCGATTTTGGTTATCGCGCTTAAAAGATAAGCACTTTCCTCAAGCGGGGGAATTGACACACGCGAAAGACCCGCAGCACTTTAAGAAAATATTACAATGGGGCATTACGCATCAAGCTGAAATCTCAGCGATGTGGGTTTAA